The genomic DNA GCCAAGACAATATTCGTGCTACCGACTTGTTTGCTCGACTTGGCGGTGAAGAGTTTGCAGCGATCCTGCCAAAAGTAGACCAAGATAAAGCGATTGAATTAGCTAACAACATTCGTCTGGCCATCAGCGACGCGCCGCTGATGGTGAAAGAAAAATCAATCTCCTTAACGGTGAGCATAGGTTTAGCCTGCTTAAACCAAGAAAAGTCTCTGCAGGCCTTATTAGATCATGCCGACAAAGCCCTATATTTGGCCAAAAACTCGGGGCGCAATGTGGTGAAAGTCTACCAATAGCAAAGCCAAGCGCTGCTGTTTATAGCGGCTCGACCCCTTAGTCAGTGGCGGCAGTGAGTCGTTTCATTTGATAGACTTTATTTACCGTGGCGGGGGAAAATGCCACTGGGTAAGCGTCACCATAGCTTACTGCTATGGCAAAGTGTGGCGAGAATAAATCAAAGATCTCTTGGTCTACCAAGGCGGCTGAATCTTGAGTTCGCAGCGGGTCTACATCTTCGGTGGTTAATAGCAGTATGGGTTTGAGCAAGGGCATTAACGACAACAGCTTTCTCACATACTGCTTTCTTGCGGGTTCGGCTAAGGCGGTAAGCGCGGCTCTATCATATACCGCATCAATCTGGCCTAAATGAGTGTGTTTTAAGAGAAATATATCGCCGCAAAGGATCCGGATCCGTCCGTGACGCCATATGGTAAAGTGGCCCGAGCGGGTCTTCTTCGGCTTTAGTTGGTTTTC from Agarivorans gilvus includes the following:
- a CDS encoding thiopurine S-methyltransferase yields the protein MVAQDNQLWLAMWKNQQTDFHQPLVNRHLQEYWHRLKVPNMGRVLVPLCGKSNDLLWLAARGFEVIGIELSSLAVKAFFKENQLKPKKTRSGHFTIWRHGRIRILCGDIFLLKHTHLGQIDAVYDRAALTALAEPARKQYVRKLLSLMPLLKPILLLTTEDVDPLRTQDSAALVDQEIFDLFSPHFAIAVSYGDAYPVAFSPATVNKVYQMKRLTAATD